A region of the Montipora foliosa isolate CH-2021 chromosome 8, ASM3666993v2, whole genome shotgun sequence genome:
TTAAATGGATGTTTCGGAACGTCTAAAGTTTACAGCCCAACTCCTGCCCGCTCTTGGGGATTCGTTCAAACTATGAGAGCTTTGTCCAGCTTGTCGAGGAGATGTGGAACAAAGAATACAATATATATTCCCTTGCATGTGACGAGCGATTTGGATTTGGAGTGTTTCTCATGAAAGATTTTGGCACTGACCAGTGCATTGTTCCTTTCACATCTAGTACTATCCAGAAGAAGGCGAACGAAGGTTCAAAGATCACTGCATGTGCAGCCCGAGGCTCGACATTTTACGTTGTTATGACGAAGGGCACAAAGGAATACAATAGCAAAGCACAGTCATGGTTCACAAGCAACTCATGTAGTGACGCTGGGATACAAATCAAGAAAGGTTATAAGGAAGGAAAAAGGATAACTGGAATCTGTTACTCAATTGATCTTCACAACTGTTTTGTGGTGATGACCGAGGAACCGTCAAAGTGGCAGGCGTTCGGATGGTTCGATACCAGCTCTGACGCTGAAAAATGGATTGACGAAAAAGTCGGAGGGGATCCCACTGGAATTGAATTTTATGCTTCATGGGAAGGCAAATTTGTAGTTATAGTTACTAAAGATAAAAATATATGCGCGACAAATTCGATTAGAAATTTCCGTTTGAAATAGAACGAAAGCGTGTTTAGGTGCATGGAGTAATCAAGTGATAGAGAATCACATACTTGGCCTTTACTTTTAAGATATTTTCCTTTAGTTTCTATTCGGAGGACGAACGAAGTACTAATTACGAGCCTTATTCAAGGGTCCAAGTTGAAAGCCTGAAAACCACGATTAAAACCAAGCAAAGTCAGTTTGCTTTTAGCCTTTGGGAGTGTGCTTCAAAGCTGATTCAGTTTACCCTCGAGTAAGCGTAAATtgactttttagaaatattgtAACGAATTTAATAGTAAAAAATGGAAACTTTGAGTGTGAAGCGCATTGAAGAGTTTCTTTCCAAGTCTTTTTTGAATATTATATGTGCTGTCACACCCGTATCACGATTTCGCTTTTAAGGCTTTAGTTCAATGACTAGGATAGGGTGcaccttggttttttttttttttttttacatggaagGCTGGTAAGTCTCTATCCAGTATCCAGTTTGGCTACGTCTAACTTTAGACAACGTTGTGTGTCTTTCGAGTGTAGTCTGAGTGAAAAATATGTCGGGAAAATGTCTGTTTGCATATACCAAGTATTAACCTTGACTGTATGGTCACGCTTTCAGTCCTTGTTATCTGATTATCTTCTTTGTTTTGTATGGAACGTGAAGAGCACCATGACTTACAACAGGTAGCTTTCCTCATTAAGGGTTCTCACCTTAGCCAGTCAATTGCAAGGTATCCAATCGGCGTCGTTTCAATTAGCACAAGTAATAACTTGGTCTGAAAAATAATCGTTCCTTCACAGTCATAAGCTCAAGGTGATATGAGTTTTTAAATCGAAGTCAAGGCAGTAGCTAATGATACTTTACTTTAATACATTGTTCAAAATTTTAGCGAcactcaacaacaacaacagcaaatgtGAGCTTTATTCAGTTGCATGACTATAACAATACAGCATTGCAAAATCGTCGAAAGCATGATAATTACACCCAAGGTACAACATTAATATTGATAACGTAAGGTTAAAGTATGACATTTATCCAATATTTGAAAACGGGTCAAATAAATTTGTCTCTCATTTCAAAGCACGATGAgatgaacaaaattaatttaaggtTAATTAATGTAGTAATTGTTAGAATTTATACGTTGTGATAGCGATTTTGTGGTACCTTCCTGTTTCAACACCAGGCGTAGTTTGTGGCAATCTATTCTGagttttacgagagttcttgaATCTTAGTAAGAAGAAGGGTCTCTCGTTCCAATAAGAGACTACTTCTTTTTCATGAGATCTACGAATTGCTTGATCTTGCTGTCATTCAATGAACTGTAATTAAAATCATATAGATTGAAATATTCAGATATCTTCATTAAATTTGAGTAAAAACTATTTTGACTATTGTTGTAGAGCTCAATTCACATTTGTAGAGATTGTTTTACTATTGAATTATCATCTTTATCTTGTAGATAGCCTACGTAATTGAGGGTCTTTTCAGCGGAGCTCAGGCGCACGAAGCGCCCCAGCGGatcaccatgggtaagattttttgggaaatttatccatgcgagaaattttggttatcaCGTCACGTACGTTtgtccgcccgtacagacttGGGACCTTAATTAGATtgtaggacgaggacgagaacgagtaggAGTTTTGACTGtgcgtttttagcgaaaatacctACAAAATTTACAACCGGTACGATTAACCTTACTCTTTGTTAACactataggttgctcagttattcttttTGCTGGTAACTTAGCCTTTTCGCTGATCGAAAAATGTCAAAACTGCGCCTTGTTTTCTGGCGAGAGATCATATtggtgacgagcaacgggataaagagtcgataaagagcaggaaagtcGAAGAAAAGCGAAAGAGCATGAGAGAAGAGGCGAccaaatttgagaaatttaagcgaagaaagcctcgagGGAAGTCGAGGAAGAAgttggagagaaaatttcaatgaagaacaccgtgaagctgagagaaatggagcgagagaaaaaaacacatatttACCATGGTTAGCTTTGAAGTTTGAGGTAAAGTTTTCCTTGTCTCGCTCTCtcgcatattttgtaaaactcgctattctcggttttcactcacgtgacacCGACCATGGCAACGGTTgttatccgccatctttgtgccccgcaaatgtaaacaaatctaAGGCGCGAGTGTGTGAGTTCGAGATGGTTCTCTGTATTGTGGTCGGTTGCGGAAGAAAAAGCGGTATTCACAAGGCAAAATTCAGTAAAATACCCAAGATTATCACAAATCAAGGCGAAGAGTGGGAAGAATTGACGCGGGAGAGAAGAAATCGATGGATTTCGGCGGTGAGTCGTGGCGATACAGCGAAGAAGAACATCCTTGAAAGCGAGCGTGTCTGTGATCGCCATTTCGTTTCAGGGAAGCCTGCAGCTACATGGGACAAGCACAATATAGATTGGGTTCCAACTTTAAATCTCGGTAAAATGgaatttacagtgcgacgcgccataccgtggccacccaacaaacatttttacaagttaGCTACTGATCAAGAtacgcgaatttgattgacagacacaCCTCCATAGAAAGTTTCAACGCACAAGAACCAAATGGAGGcttgtctgtcaatcaaatccgctcacactgattggctaacttgaaaaaaatgtttgttgggtggccacggtaaggcgcgtcgcagtGTAAGGGAGCCGAACACAAagatcaaaaacagaaggctTCAGAAGAAAGGGCTGAAAGAGCGAAAGAACGCAGGAAACGCGCCATTGAACGACAAGAACTCGAAGTCGCCCAGAAGAGAAAACATCTAAATGTGAGTGGCGATCGTATTGTTGATCTCCACTTCACAGAGGCTAACACAAGTACCTCAACAGAAGATGTTGAAGAAGAAACTGGTCTTGGAATTGCCAATACGCCTGAAATGGAGCTATCAGAGCCCTCTTGTTCCACTAGTTGTGCTACAAGCGATGCTGAAAACAAAGCCGAAGAAAACGTCTTAGAGCCGTCAAAAGACGCCGAAACACAGACCGAGGAGTTTGCCTATATGTTTTACAGACCAACTTATCAAGCTCCGGACAGAGAATATTTCAGATCAGATGATAAAGTTCGCTTTTATACGGGGTTACCATCCTACCAAATTCTTCTCGCAACATTGAACCACGTGGCGCCCTACGTGAGTCGACGTACCCAGACATTGGATCCATTCCAggaatttattattgttttgatgAAGCTGCGGCTCAACGTCCCTTTTCAGGATCTGGCCTACCGTTTCTTGGTATCGGTAGCAACTGTTTCACGGATCTTCTGGGCGTGGATAATTGCCATGGACTACAGATTGTGTAAGCTTGTTTACTGGCCAGAGAGAGAAAATCTCTGGAAAACAATGCCAATGTGTTTCAGGTATGCCTTTGGCAACAAGGTTACTGTAATCATCGACTGCTTTGaggttttcattgaaaaaccaacaaacttGCTAGCAAGAGCACAGACATTTAGTAACTATAAACATCATAACACCATAAAAGTATTAATAGGCATCACCCCTCAAGGAtctatttcatttgtttctgaGGCATGGGGAGGTAGAACTTCTGACAAGTTTCTGACTGAGAATTGTGGATTTCTCAACAAACTTTTACCAGGAGACATGGTCATGGCAGACAGAGGCTTCACCATCAGTGAGAGTGTGGGATTAAAACAGGCTGAACTTGCTATTCCAGCATTTACCAAGGGGAAGGCACAACTTGACCCAATAGATGTTGAAAAGACCAGAGGAATTGCGAACGTGCGGATTCATGTCGAAAGGGTGATTGGGCTGCTGCGTAACAAATATACAATTTTAGAAGGTACCCTACCAACAGACTTTCTTAGGGGTAGTGCTAATGAACCACCAAATTCCCAGGTTCCTATAATTGACCGGATATTAAGGGTTTGCTCTGCTCTTGTGAATTTATGTCCTCCAATAGTACCCTATGATTAGCCCTGCCTTTTGTTAGTCATCATTTGTAGGTTTGAAATGACAAGTCATAGCCATATTTTACCCTTTAAATTTGTTAGTATGCAAAAATAAGTGATAAGTTGTATTAGTATAAACTCACTCAGTgttcttggtgtttcaagcaatctgattggttccctatctcggagtaattgagcattattcactccctatggagtgaataatgcttgatcggtaaatattctgccactattcacctcgatttcaaagaataattgttaaatatcactgGGGTGGGGTTTTCTGTCATTATATGCTCTTGCATGGGTAAAAACATTATTGTCTTGTTTTGTAAAATGACTATTTATTTCCTGCTTATGACTATTATTTTCCGCTTTTCCTCCCACAAAATAAAATAGTCTTAAGACTTTACTCAGAGATCCACTTGTAATAACAAAAAAGCATTACTGTACAACACTAATAGAAAGGTAAATAATACTGTGAATTACATTATCCCAATTTCAGAATATGCcagcatgtactaaaaccaggaacactgGAACACCCCGGAACATTCCGGAACATAGGAACAccccggaacaccggaacacttCGGAAAACCGTAACCctaaccaaaaccctcaatttggctaaccctaggcttaaaaaccaacttaaggcctagGTAGGCCTAGGGTTacccaaattgagggttttaggTTCCAGGGTGTTCTGGAGTATTCTGGTGTTCCTGGTCTTAGTACATGCCAAATATGCCTTCCAGGAACTGGGCCTGGAGCAGTAACAGAGCTCTGGATACCAAagcatatttacatgtacaattagCTATATTTCAGTCCAATTGTTTGGCCACATACAGTAAGCAACTTTACTAGGTGGTTTGAGTCACTGAATAAAAAAGAACGTTAAAAAACAGGAAACATGCTTAATTTTTGTGCCTTGAGACAGACTGCTAAATGTGGACGCATTTTAGAAGTGTCAAAAGTTACATGCTTAGGATTTGTCCCCAAAGCAAGAGAAACAGCAAAGGCACTTGCAAACACCCCACAGTCACTGTTATTAGTCTGCTGCTGAACTGGAACAAATTGAAGTTCAATCAGATTTCCACCTAGCAAGTCATTTGTCTGGTCCTCTATCTCTTGGCTTATGACATCATGAAATAAACTGTCATAAAGGTGTACCTTCCCAGGTAAACATCCTATAGAGCTAACACAGACCGAGTGATCACTGCCTGTATGGAGAATTTGGATAAATTCCCCTGAAACTACATCAAAGTTTCGTATGGGTCCAAGGGTTGGACGCTGTAGGCCTTCAAGCAATGGGTTTAATTCTTGTAGTAACACTTGTACTGCTTGAACAATGTCACAGGTGAGCCACCCAATCATCTAGGTTTGCTAGGGCCCTAAATTTGTCCACAGTGCCTCTTGTTTCCTTAGTGATGGAAATTTCATCTTCACTGTCACTATTGGAATCACTTGCCACAGTCACAGCTGTTGCTATTGGGGTTACTGGGGATGCATGGGTAGCAGAAGAAGTAGAAGTGGTAAGTTCAAAAAACTTTGAATTggaatttggttttggtctgcAATACTCACACTGCCATGTTGTCTTAGAATTGTTTGGCATTCTTTTAAACCCCAAACAACTCAAATGAAAAAACTTTCCCTTTTTGCAAGCTGTACCATGGCACTCTAGTAGTCTGTCAGTGGGGGTTGCCTTAGTATTACAAATGCAAATGCTGCTACACATCATGGCAGCCTGGTTCACTGCAGATGGTTGCTTGCCTTTCATTGACCTTCTGCTTTGCTTAAACTGTGGTAGCCTACAGCAGTGCGGGCAGTACCATAATTTCAGTGTTGGCACCTCACTGAGAGATAAACATGCGATGTGAAACTTTCCGTAAGGGCATTCTACATTACTACAagaaaccacattttcactgttttggcCTCTGCAAAAGCAAATACCATTGTCATTAGGAACACTTGTAAGCACATCACACCTCCTTGTAAACCATCTCCCCAGGATCTCTGGAAGAATGCAAATTCTCCAAAATGCTTCAAGTTTTGGTAAGACTGTGTTTGAGTGCTCCGGGTCAGGATAAATTCTCTCAATTACAAGGTGTGCATTTTTATCAGAGTCAATTGCACAGACAACAAAGTCATTAAGCTTTCTCTCTGGCAGAGTAAACAACTGCTGCTGTACTTGGAAGTAataattgtgttttcttttcaacataAAGGTACCATCTACTTTTTCCAAacaagagctcttctcttgaacaTATTTGTCAAAGTCACCATCTTGGATACAAATGGGGCATTTTACTTCACCACATCCCAATCCACAACAATCACAAGAAGTTAGGAAATCAGGTGTGGCATGCAGGAATGGATATTGCTTGTTAATAAACAGTCCACATCTTAATACTTGAAAGTTAACATGTCTTTTCTCCATATGTGTTTTGTATGCCTTAATAGCATATTCTTCATATTTGCAGCCATGTCTAATTGCCTTGCTGTTCACTTTATACAGATGTGGGTAACAAACAGACTTTATTAGTGACTGTGAAGGTTGTGCTATATTGCTGTGATAGACAGCACCACTTACAGAGGCTCCGATTCTTCCTGCTCGATGTCTAAAGAATCCTGGGCCCTTCGCTTGTTCTCTTGTGTCCTGTTCAACTACTTTAATGTCCTCATCAGACAACATAATCTTGACACCTACACACTTCTGTAACAATTCTGGATAATCAAGTTCTAAATTGTTCAGGTCATAAAGATCTGATAGGACTGGCACATTCCGACTTTTAACAACAAACTGCTCAGCATATGGGTCCATTACACTAAGCACCACAGGTTTTATTTCACACAGATTAAGTGCAGCCAGAAATTTGTTCATTTCCTCTGTTGAAGCCAGCTGCGAAGGAATAGCAGTTTGTGCGTGACAATTTGGTTGACTTTCGCGAGAAGCCGCTTTGTTTTGATCGAGGGAGTCAATTTTAATGTCAAGGTTTTCTTTGAGCTTTTTCGCAGAGGTAAAGTCAATATCCCTAACTCTCTCATAGGTTACCTCATTCACGTAAGTTGGCAGGAGCCATGAGCATTTCACTTCTGTGCATGCCATCTTTCCATTGATTCGTGCCCAGCATTCGATATACATCATGGCGCTGGCGACATGCGAGCATGATTCGCCTAGCCCAGCTTTACAACCTGAACAGTGAGCAGAAATTATTGCACCTTCACTCTCAGTTATAATCCATACATTCACGAGTGGATCGTTCATCCGCTGCGAATGTCGCACTTTAGCTGCAACAACGTACTTCCCGGAAATGATCTTTCCACCTACCGAAGCCACAAACCCTGACACAACTTGATTATAAGCCTCTAGACTCCTATAATTCTTGAACTGGTCGTTCGTGTAGTAACTTGTCTGAAGAACTAGGTAACCAAATAAATCGGACTGTTCGATTGGTGGCAAACATTCCGGATTGAACTCCTCATATGGGATAATGAAAGGGTCAATACCTACAACCGAAATTTTCTTTAGGTATCGCAGCTTTACATGGCTTTCCAAGGCCGTGGCATACTCTGAAAGCACAGGAATCTTGCTGCTAAACTTCTTTATTTCTTCTTCCTCAATTTTCGGGGATAAATCCATACTACATCCGCAAAGCAGCTCAAAAAACGCGAGAACTACCCAGAAAAGGCTTACATTTCCATATAATTTCACACTTcgaggggcacaaatatggcgaacgtccatatttggaaagtactgtgacgtcacgtgaaaaccgagaattaaaggtagaaggcctgaaaacgtttgcaactccgtgttgacagagattctggcatatttcaacaatcacatctATAgatttttttgtgtgaaatggatgttcaGTCGGGAGCtactttgtttgactgtgaaagtGTCGTCGAGTATTAATTACTAAGGACATAACGCATCGATCGAAATCGATCATCGGAAACCTAATCGATAAATCGATATTACTCGATTTTAATCGATAATAATCAATCGATTAACAAATTATTCGATCGAAACCGATAATCACAGTAGTTTAAGCATCGGGTATCGATTTCTATCAATTTTGAGAAACTGTCAGGATACCGCGACAAAACACCCGCTAATAATATACTCAGGAAGCCAATATTTGATCGTAGCAATAGTGTCGAGAGTGTCAGTGATATCAAGGCATCCGGAATAGGGGACACTGACTTACTTCAGGCTTCGCTTGTTAACAGTCGCTTCTTACCATACATTGGTGACCTCAAGCGTAAAAGTCTAGCATAGGAAACACATTTCCTGGAGTCTTCACTATAATATTTATTTCAACACATCAAAGTGCAAGGTCTGAACGGTGACGCGGAAGAAAAATCCAGTGCGTTATGACTACCACCTTGACCACGTTGACCTACAACGCCTGAACGAAGAGAAAGATCTCGGAGTCACGATAACAAGCAAATCATCGTGGGAAACTCAAGTTCTCATGGTTACTGCTAAAGCGAATAAGCTACTCGGTCTTCTTCGTCGCACCTGACCCATGCTGACCGACGTCAAGGCTAGAAGATCATTGTACCTGGCACCAGTGGAGTCCCAAATGAGCCGTATGCAACTGAAGTGTGGTCTCCCAGCCACTCAACTCTAAAGCAGCAATCTGAAAGGGTTCAGAGAAGAGCTATACGCTGTAATCTACAAATCAAGCAAGGTGAACTGTCTACAAAGAGAGACTGATGCATCTGGATCTGCTACCACTTACCTATGACCGCGAAGTCAAGGATTTAGTATTCTTTATAGGGCTTTATACAGCTATATTGACATAGATATTAGTTGTGTTACGATTGTTAGTCATGGTCATACTGGACGATATCAGTTAAGTGATATAAAATACTTGGAAGCGCCCTTCTGTAAAACAGCTACCTATCAGTCTTCCTTCTTTAATCGCAGTATTAAATTATGGAACCTTATATGTAAACTAGTTCAGCCCAGCGACTTTCTAAACACAATGACTTTTAAGAACAGTAATATAttgatttagccaagcc
Encoded here:
- the LOC137968009 gene encoding uncharacterized protein gives rise to the protein MVLCIVVGCGRKSGIHKAKFSKIPKIITNQGEEWEELTRERRNRWISAVSRGDTAKKNILESERVCDRHFVSGKPAATWDKHNIDWVPTLNLGKMEFTASEERAERAKERRKRAIERQELEVAQKRKHLNVSGDRIVDLHFTEANTSTSTEDVEEETGLGIANTPEMELSEPSCSTSCATSDAENKAEENVLEPSKDAETQTEEFAYMFYRPTYQAPDREYFRSDDKVRFYTGLPSYQILLATLNHVAPYVSRRTQTLDPFQEFIIVLMKLRLNVPFQDLAYRFLVSVATVSRIFWAWIIAMDYRLCKLVYWPERENLWKTMPMCFRYAFGNKVTVIIDCFEVFIEKPTNLLARAQTFSNYKHHNTIKVLIGITPQGSISFVSEAWGGRTSDKFLTENCGFLNKLLPGDMVMADRGFTISESVGLKQAELAIPAFTKGKAQLDPIDVEKTRGIANVRIHVERVIGLLRNKYTILEGTLPTDFLRGSANEPPNSQVPIIDRILRVCSALVNLCPPIVPYD